A genome region from Maridesulfovibrio salexigens DSM 2638 includes the following:
- a CDS encoding sulfatase, with the protein MSFDRSKIKNVVFIMLDTLQFNYLGCYGNETVKTPNLDRFARQSVLFENAYSEGVPTIPVRRALMTGRFTLPYGGWQPLGADDTTITDIMWGRNMQTALIYDTAPMRLAKFGYSRGFDYVDFCPGQELDHTTFENEPLDPALKPEDFTSATMVWDENGEYIDDESPQLLDEIGCFLRQQQHRRTEADSYVAKVMNRTDHWLKERRDKNRPFFLWIDSFDPHEPWDPPSVWKGEPCPYDPEYEGNPIMLAPWVPVEGRITERECEHIRALYMEKITDVDRWVGRTLDSLREQGLMDETMVVVMSDHGQPMGEGEHGHGIMRKSRPWPYEELVHVPLMMHIPGVEGGQRISSFVQNVDVTATIMDVLGLIDTEDGVSDHGMKTFGAEDYQGESLLPMMQGEVDKIRDYAIAGYYGMSWSIITDDYSYVHWLVSEDEKNNADCVEGADKVMSEDMWTCTAGAKIEVPQHNELYDRRKDPFQLNNIAEENPEKAEELLQKLKLVIGELRTS; encoded by the coding sequence ATGTCCTTTGACAGAAGCAAAATCAAAAACGTGGTATTCATCATGCTGGATACCCTGCAATTCAACTATCTCGGATGCTATGGCAACGAGACCGTCAAGACACCGAATCTTGATCGTTTCGCACGTCAGTCCGTTCTTTTCGAAAACGCATACAGCGAAGGCGTACCGACCATTCCGGTTCGCCGTGCACTCATGACCGGACGCTTCACCCTCCCTTACGGCGGCTGGCAGCCTCTGGGCGCTGATGACACCACCATCACCGACATCATGTGGGGCCGCAACATGCAGACCGCGCTCATTTACGACACCGCTCCCATGAGACTTGCCAAGTTCGGCTACTCTCGCGGTTTCGATTACGTGGATTTCTGCCCCGGTCAGGAACTGGACCACACCACTTTTGAAAACGAGCCTCTCGATCCGGCCCTCAAGCCCGAAGATTTCACCTCCGCCACCATGGTCTGGGATGAAAACGGCGAATACATTGATGACGAAAGCCCGCAGCTTCTGGACGAAATCGGCTGCTTCCTGCGCCAGCAGCAGCACCGCCGCACCGAAGCAGACAGCTACGTTGCCAAGGTCATGAACCGTACCGACCACTGGCTCAAAGAACGCCGCGATAAGAACCGCCCGTTCTTCCTCTGGATCGACTCATTTGATCCCCACGAGCCTTGGGATCCGCCGTCCGTATGGAAAGGTGAGCCCTGCCCCTACGACCCCGAGTACGAAGGCAACCCCATCATGCTCGCTCCTTGGGTTCCTGTGGAAGGCCGTATTACTGAGCGCGAGTGCGAACACATCCGCGCACTGTACATGGAAAAAATCACCGATGTTGACCGCTGGGTAGGCCGTACTCTGGATTCCCTTCGCGAGCAGGGTCTCATGGACGAAACCATGGTAGTAGTCATGTCCGACCACGGACAGCCCATGGGCGAAGGCGAGCACGGGCACGGCATCATGCGTAAATCCCGCCCCTGGCCTTACGAAGAGCTGGTTCACGTACCTCTCATGATGCACATTCCCGGAGTTGAAGGCGGCCAGCGCATTTCCTCTTTTGTACAGAACGTGGACGTAACCGCCACCATCATGGACGTACTCGGCCTGATTGATACCGAAGACGGTGTCAGCGATCACGGCATGAAAACCTTCGGTGCAGAAGATTATCAGGGCGAAAGCCTGCTGCCCATGATGCAGGGCGAAGTGGACAAAATCCGCGATTACGCCATTGCCGGTTACTACGGCATGTCATGGTCCATCATCACTGATGATTACAGCTACGTACATTGGCTGGTCAGCGAAGATGAAAAGAACAATGCCGACTGCGTGGAAGGTGCGGACAAGGTAATGTCTGAAGACATGTGGACCTGCACTGCCGGAGCAAAGATTGAAGTGCCCCAGCACAACGAACTTTACGACCGCCGCAAGGACCCCTTCCAGCTGAACAACATTGCCGAAGAGAATCCCGAAAAAGCCGAAGAGTTGCTCCAGAAGCTCAAACTCGTCATCGGCGAACTGCGCACTTCCTAA
- a CDS encoding DMT family transporter, which produces MSKSLLLVALAVVHILWGGGFIVLKMAQEFFTIEQILLGRVLFASLLYLILWSRIPKPSYQKGDWKMLLLLALCEPFLLFTFETLGLQYTSASQGGMIVACTPMTVAIGAYLVYKEKISRRCMAGILFAVAGVGIVSAFGEANEHGSNPLLGNFFIFCAVLSATCYALTVKHLAARYHFMYLSAIQVFGATILFLPGALMSPMPENLNWQAFGALVYLGLGITFLVYFVINYALTRIKAAHVILFSNLIPVATLALAFLILGETLTPIQYGGAALVLGGMFLAGSPDSVE; this is translated from the coding sequence ATGTCTAAATCCCTACTTCTTGTAGCCCTTGCCGTAGTCCACATTCTATGGGGCGGCGGATTCATCGTCCTCAAAATGGCGCAGGAATTCTTCACCATTGAACAGATTCTACTGGGCCGCGTTCTCTTTGCTTCCCTGCTTTATCTCATACTCTGGTCGCGTATTCCCAAGCCTTCGTACCAGAAAGGCGACTGGAAAATGCTCCTGCTCCTCGCCCTGTGTGAGCCTTTCCTGCTCTTCACCTTTGAGACCTTGGGACTGCAGTACACCTCTGCTTCACAGGGGGGAATGATTGTAGCCTGCACCCCCATGACCGTGGCAATCGGTGCTTACCTTGTTTACAAGGAAAAGATCAGCCGCCGCTGCATGGCGGGCATTTTGTTCGCGGTTGCCGGGGTGGGCATAGTTTCAGCTTTCGGGGAAGCCAATGAACACGGCAGCAATCCGCTGCTGGGTAACTTCTTTATCTTCTGCGCCGTACTTTCAGCCACCTGCTACGCCTTGACCGTAAAGCACCTCGCAGCCCGCTACCATTTCATGTATCTATCGGCCATTCAGGTCTTCGGTGCCACCATACTTTTCCTGCCCGGGGCACTAATGTCCCCCATGCCGGAAAATCTGAACTGGCAGGCATTCGGAGCACTGGTCTATCTGGGACTGGGAATCACCTTTCTGGTCTACTTCGTAATCAACTATGCACTGACCCGGATCAAGGCCGCACACGTGATCCTTTTCTCCAACCTTATTCCGGTGGCAACCCTCGCCCTTGCGTTCCTGATTCTCGGCGAGACACTCACTCCGATTCAATACGGAGGAGCAGCACTGGTACTTGGCGGGATGTTTCTGGCCGGATCACCGGATTCTGTAGAATAA
- a CDS encoding glycosyltransferase family 4 protein translates to MMRRDIDRIMKHAYALDMRILHLLSQIPDATGSGKYVQEMILQSLNNGYEPFLVAGVPKGFKLEDTPLAGVIAPDRCLFVRFEDRDLDFKVVGMSDVMPYPSKVCSELGPEEVAAYQKVFGKVVAKAVKSFSPDLIHSNHLWMATAAARRVAADIPLVTTCHGTCLRQHILCPDLGRSLLSDLAGIDRIIALFEQQKQEILELLNLPEERVATISGGFNQQCFYTCSDESGQGTVQILYAGKLNRAKGVPWLLRCLAELDDLPFHLHLVGGGSGPEKQQCLELAAQLGDRVTVHGILSHQELGNLMRCANIFVLPSFFEGLPLVLLEALACGCRIVTTDLPGVKELFSGQSQQMVRMVHLPPLQTIDSPRPEDEPLLDKLLQETLAASISEVQENAEPDFTAITNLTAPYTWTNIFQRIAAVYDQALAR, encoded by the coding sequence ATGATGAGAAGGGATATTGACCGGATCATGAAACATGCCTATGCCTTGGATATGAGAATCCTTCATCTTTTAAGCCAGATTCCCGATGCAACCGGGAGCGGTAAATATGTGCAGGAAATGATCCTGCAAAGCCTGAATAACGGGTATGAGCCATTTCTTGTGGCAGGAGTGCCCAAGGGTTTCAAACTTGAAGATACGCCGCTTGCCGGAGTGATCGCCCCGGACCGTTGCCTGTTTGTACGTTTTGAAGACCGGGATCTGGACTTTAAGGTGGTCGGTATGAGCGATGTCATGCCTTATCCCAGCAAAGTCTGTTCAGAACTGGGACCGGAGGAAGTCGCTGCATATCAAAAGGTATTCGGAAAGGTTGTAGCCAAGGCAGTTAAATCGTTTTCACCGGACCTGATCCATTCAAACCATTTGTGGATGGCTACCGCCGCAGCCAGACGTGTCGCGGCGGACATTCCTCTGGTCACAACCTGCCACGGCACATGTTTGCGACAGCACATCTTATGCCCTGATCTGGGACGTTCCCTGCTGTCTGATCTGGCAGGCATTGATCGAATAATTGCTTTGTTTGAACAGCAGAAGCAGGAAATTTTAGAGCTGTTAAATCTTCCTGAGGAACGGGTGGCAACTATCAGCGGAGGATTCAATCAGCAGTGCTTTTATACATGCTCTGATGAATCGGGTCAGGGAACAGTGCAAATCCTTTACGCAGGCAAGCTCAATCGGGCCAAAGGAGTTCCTTGGCTGCTTCGTTGTCTGGCTGAACTCGATGACCTGCCGTTCCATCTGCATTTGGTGGGCGGGGGTAGCGGCCCAGAAAAGCAGCAATGCTTGGAACTTGCCGCTCAACTGGGTGACCGCGTTACAGTGCATGGTATTCTTTCGCATCAGGAGCTTGGAAACCTGATGCGTTGCGCTAATATTTTTGTCCTGCCCTCATTTTTCGAAGGACTCCCGCTGGTCCTGCTGGAGGCATTGGCCTGCGGCTGTCGCATAGTGACCACGGATTTACCCGGAGTTAAGGAATTGTTCTCCGGGCAATCACAGCAGATGGTTCGTATGGTTCACCTTCCACCATTACAGACAATTGATTCCCCCCGTCCTGAAGATGAACCTTTGCTGGATAAGCTGCTTCAAGAAACTCTCGCGGCCAGCATCAGCGAAGTGCAGGAAAACGCAGAACCTGACTTTACCGCAATTACAAATCTTACAGCCCCTTACACATGGACTAATATTTTTCAGCGGATTGCGGCTGTCTATGATCAGGCTCTTGCGCGATAA
- a CDS encoding NAD(P)/FAD-dependent oxidoreductase, producing MSESTIYDMVIVGGGPAGMTAGIYAARAGLKAVILEENITGGLVNSTYTVENFPSYPTIHGMDLMKKMRAHVDSLEVEVEEVCEIESMDLEGELKTVETDEGTLKAKTVIICTGRKPIPLDVPTECDQVHHCAICDGGPYKGKRVLVVGGGNSAFDESLYMITLGIKHITLIEVMDRFFAAQGTQDQLLGTGKVNARTETKVIDLVVENDELKAAVLENVSTGEQETVPVDGAFVFLGQNPNNELFAEKIKLSKNGYVITDEHMATSIPGVFSAGDINDKAYRQITTAMSDGTIAALAAERYIRT from the coding sequence ATGAGTGAAAGCACAATATACGATATGGTGATTGTCGGCGGCGGTCCCGCAGGGATGACCGCAGGAATTTACGCTGCACGCGCCGGACTGAAAGCAGTAATCCTCGAAGAAAACATCACCGGAGGACTGGTAAACTCTACTTACACTGTAGAAAACTTTCCATCCTACCCCACAATCCACGGCATGGATTTGATGAAAAAGATGCGCGCCCATGTGGACAGCCTTGAAGTTGAGGTTGAAGAAGTCTGCGAAATCGAAAGCATGGACCTTGAAGGTGAGCTGAAGACCGTGGAAACAGACGAAGGCACACTCAAAGCCAAAACAGTCATCATCTGCACCGGACGCAAGCCCATTCCCCTTGATGTTCCCACCGAATGCGATCAGGTCCACCACTGCGCTATTTGCGACGGCGGCCCATACAAGGGCAAGCGCGTTCTGGTCGTTGGCGGCGGAAACAGTGCTTTTGACGAAAGCTTATACATGATCACCCTCGGCATTAAACACATCACTCTTATTGAGGTAATGGACCGTTTCTTTGCCGCACAGGGGACACAGGATCAGCTGCTGGGCACCGGAAAAGTTAATGCCCGCACTGAAACCAAAGTTATCGATCTCGTTGTTGAAAATGATGAACTCAAGGCCGCAGTACTGGAAAATGTATCTACTGGTGAGCAGGAAACCGTGCCTGTAGACGGCGCATTCGTATTTCTGGGCCAGAATCCCAACAACGAACTTTTTGCCGAAAAAATCAAGCTGTCCAAAAACGGCTACGTCATCACTGACGAACACATGGCAACCAGCATACCCGGTGTTTTTTCCGCAGGCGATATCAACGATAAAGCCTACCGTCAGATAACTACAGCCATGTCCGACGGAACAATTGCGGCTTTGGCTGCTGAAAGATATATTCGTACATAG
- a CDS encoding bifunctional diguanylate cyclase/phosphodiesterase: protein MIMKSNNSKKISPLFSEEGFAFKDFIENTDDLFTQVDTDGRFLYVNPSAQKYFGLPPEKCVGLSIFDFIHPEDKETTAQDFNKWQKDPSTNFSYINRQMHLNGSFYYMLWTITAVKDSEQKILWFNCIGRDITSHKETEEELRKAKDQLKITVDQQTEQLKLATAVFKHSSEGVTITDSNNNIRYINDAFTHITGYSEEEVIGQNPSILKSNRHKPSFYKGVWKSIKTNGMWEGEIWNRRKNGEVFPEWISIKAITDVKGEVVNYIAVFRDISEAKASQRKIQHQAYHDALTGLPNRTLLIDRIRKAIASSNDRKSCIALLFIDLDNFKNINDSLGYVIGDSVLQQAAARIREFIDEKDTVSRIGGDEFVIMLKDLQDKHDAAVMADTIINLFAQALTVESHQFTITPSIGIALYPEDGKTPYSLVRNADTAMNKAKQEGRNRYHLFTPGLTESALRRISMENQLRQTASDNGFTVYYQPKVNLHDNTIVGMEALIRWIQPDGTIISPAEFIPLAEETGLIVPIGEQVLEAACLDTVELNQRFGTNLKVSVNLSLRQFKQEQLMKNIMDIIAMTAICPSCLELEITESTVMDDIEQTKTILEKMDKLGITLSIDDFGTGYSSLSHLKNMPMHTLKIDQSFVAGLPHNKSDQKLVKAIMSLARSFDLSTVAEGIETPEQYNYMRELGCEVMQGYYYSPPVPLEEFAALIEASLKADF, encoded by the coding sequence ATGATTATGAAATCAAACAACTCGAAAAAAATCAGTCCACTTTTCTCTGAAGAAGGATTCGCATTTAAGGACTTCATTGAGAATACTGACGACCTCTTTACGCAAGTGGATACTGACGGTCGTTTCTTATACGTTAATCCTTCTGCGCAAAAATATTTTGGTCTTCCCCCTGAAAAATGTGTCGGACTTTCAATATTTGATTTTATTCACCCTGAAGACAAAGAAACAACTGCTCAAGACTTTAATAAATGGCAGAAAGATCCAAGCACAAACTTTTCATATATCAATAGACAAATGCACCTAAACGGTAGTTTTTACTATATGTTGTGGACAATAACTGCCGTCAAAGACTCTGAACAGAAAATTCTATGGTTCAACTGTATCGGTAGAGATATTACTTCTCATAAAGAAACCGAAGAAGAACTTCGTAAGGCTAAAGACCAACTAAAAATTACAGTCGATCAACAGACAGAACAGCTTAAACTTGCAACTGCAGTATTCAAACATTCCTCAGAAGGAGTGACGATAACTGACAGCAACAACAATATTAGATACATCAACGACGCCTTCACTCACATCACAGGTTATTCTGAAGAGGAAGTGATAGGGCAGAATCCCAGCATCCTTAAATCGAACCGCCATAAGCCTTCGTTTTATAAAGGAGTATGGAAATCTATTAAAACAAATGGGATGTGGGAAGGTGAAATCTGGAACCGTAGGAAAAACGGTGAAGTTTTTCCTGAATGGATTTCAATAAAAGCCATCACCGACGTCAAAGGAGAAGTGGTTAATTATATTGCCGTATTTCGAGATATATCTGAAGCAAAAGCCAGCCAAAGAAAAATACAACATCAGGCATATCATGATGCCCTTACCGGACTTCCCAACCGGACATTGCTCATTGACCGCATACGTAAGGCTATAGCGTCGTCAAATGACAGAAAGAGCTGTATCGCCCTGCTATTTATAGACCTAGATAATTTTAAAAACATTAATGATTCTCTTGGCTATGTCATCGGCGACTCAGTTTTGCAACAAGCTGCAGCTAGAATCAGAGAATTTATAGATGAAAAAGATACCGTTTCCCGTATAGGAGGAGACGAATTTGTTATCATGCTCAAGGACCTACAGGACAAGCATGACGCTGCGGTAATGGCAGACACAATTATCAACTTATTTGCACAAGCTTTAACTGTTGAATCCCATCAATTCACCATCACCCCCTCTATCGGCATCGCCCTATATCCTGAGGATGGGAAGACCCCTTATTCTTTGGTGAGAAATGCTGACACAGCCATGAACAAAGCCAAACAAGAAGGACGAAACAGATATCATCTTTTTACGCCGGGCCTTACTGAGTCAGCACTCCGCAGGATCTCAATGGAGAACCAGCTAAGGCAGACAGCCAGCGACAACGGTTTTACCGTGTACTACCAACCAAAGGTGAATTTGCATGACAATACAATTGTCGGCATGGAAGCTCTTATACGATGGATACAACCGGATGGAACTATTATTTCTCCCGCAGAATTCATTCCACTGGCTGAAGAGACCGGCTTGATCGTACCTATCGGAGAGCAGGTACTTGAAGCAGCCTGTTTAGATACTGTAGAACTTAACCAAAGATTCGGTACCAATTTAAAAGTTTCGGTTAATTTATCCTTACGCCAGTTTAAGCAAGAGCAGCTGATGAAAAACATTATGGACATTATTGCCATGACAGCAATATGCCCCAGTTGTCTTGAGCTGGAAATAACCGAATCAACAGTTATGGATGATATTGAACAAACCAAGACAATTCTGGAAAAGATGGATAAACTTGGCATAACCTTATCCATTGATGACTTTGGTACTGGTTACTCTTCACTATCACATCTGAAAAACATGCCCATGCATACTTTGAAGATAGATCAGTCATTTGTTGCAGGACTGCCCCACAACAAATCAGACCAGAAACTGGTTAAAGCTATAATGTCTCTGGCTAGAAGTTTCGATCTTTCAACAGTTGCTGAAGGGATTGAAACACCGGAACAATACAACTACATGCGCGAGCTAGGCTGCGAGGTTATGCAGGGATATTATTACAGTCCCCCTGTACCTTTAGAAGAGTTCGCGGCTCTTATTGAAGCTTCTTTAAAAGCAGACTTTTAA
- a CDS encoding thioredoxin family protein, giving the protein MFTELTDANYAQTMADTESGVLICYKQQCPHCKNMEKVLEKFSKKNPDVSLFKLDSEANPEALAELDSERAPTIFVIKGGTMVARKGGLMNPKEMKAFFASA; this is encoded by the coding sequence ATGTTTACCGAACTTACCGATGCAAACTACGCCCAGACCATGGCAGACACCGAATCCGGTGTGCTTATCTGCTACAAGCAACAGTGCCCCCACTGCAAAAATATGGAAAAGGTGCTGGAAAAATTCAGCAAGAAAAATCCCGATGTAAGCCTGTTCAAACTGGACAGCGAAGCCAATCCTGAAGCACTGGCTGAGCTTGATTCCGAACGCGCACCGACCATCTTCGTCATCAAGGGCGGAACAATGGTTGCCCGCAAAGGCGGCCTGATGAACCCCAAAGAAATGAAAGCGTTCTTCGCTTCTGCTTAA
- a CDS encoding DsbA family protein: MLKLILLILSVAVLISGCFNKQMLKEQLAEAIRENPEIVLDAMRERKMDMLVILEQGISEREKLKREARLEAEIKNPLKPQIRAERIMLGNADAPVTIVEYSDFLCPYCSKGASVVSKLAQDQPDKYRVIFKHLPMHAKSRELSLNFEAIALFDKAKAYQFHNLVFERQKELYDDNSGVVLSNILGEVGVDPEQVRKIANSAQVQQYLLDDGKEAGEFKINATPTFLINGVVVRGYLPVDMFENKVNLILEKSTQNAADATQEGELCEDCLNQM, encoded by the coding sequence GTGTTGAAGCTAATTCTGTTGATTCTGTCGGTTGCTGTTCTGATTTCCGGTTGCTTTAATAAACAGATGCTTAAGGAGCAGCTTGCTGAGGCGATCCGTGAAAATCCCGAGATTGTGCTTGATGCCATGCGTGAAAGAAAAATGGATATGCTGGTGATTCTTGAGCAGGGCATAAGCGAGCGAGAGAAGTTGAAGCGCGAAGCAAGGCTGGAAGCGGAAATAAAGAATCCATTAAAACCTCAAATTAGGGCTGAGAGAATTATGCTCGGCAATGCTGATGCCCCGGTAACTATCGTGGAGTATTCAGATTTTCTGTGTCCTTATTGCAGTAAGGGAGCAAGCGTGGTCAGCAAGCTGGCTCAAGATCAGCCGGATAAATACAGGGTAATTTTTAAGCATCTGCCCATGCATGCAAAGTCGCGGGAGTTGTCCCTCAACTTTGAAGCAATAGCTCTTTTTGATAAGGCAAAGGCTTATCAGTTTCATAATCTCGTCTTTGAGCGCCAGAAGGAACTTTATGATGATAATTCCGGTGTTGTACTGAGCAACATACTCGGTGAAGTAGGCGTTGATCCTGAACAGGTCAGGAAAATAGCCAATTCCGCTCAAGTGCAGCAATATCTGTTGGATGACGGAAAGGAAGCCGGAGAATTCAAGATCAATGCAACTCCCACCTTCCTTATCAATGGCGTAGTTGTGCGAGGCTACCTTCCTGTGGATATGTTTGAAAATAAGGTAAACCTGATTCTTGAAAAGTCGACTCAGAATGCAGCAGATGCAACGCAAGAAGGCGAACTCTGCGAAGACTGCCTGAACCAGATGTGA
- a CDS encoding protein phosphatase 2C domain-containing protein, with translation MQVESLIEHGTGAINEDCLVMEDNLFGVFDGATSLTSETYENGHTGGFLASNLAGEEFRKNHGTMQELAERANRVIRQEMVQREVNLSSKKNLWSTSAAVVRVKGNMLEWAQIGDCRIVCIYENGDFEFLCQCADQDMETLSMWKEVGPSTEEPIGVALHDQIAKVRCRMNLDYGVFNGEPEAINFLKTGNHDLTNVSNILLFTDGLLMPNEKPWEERAYSEQVDLFRQSGLKGLRDHIRSIETTDLNCCTYPRFKTHDDIAAVAINL, from the coding sequence ATGCAGGTAGAGTCACTTATAGAGCACGGCACCGGCGCCATTAACGAAGATTGCCTCGTCATGGAGGACAATCTTTTCGGTGTGTTTGACGGTGCCACCAGCCTGACCTCCGAGACTTACGAAAATGGTCACACAGGCGGCTTTCTGGCTTCCAACCTTGCCGGAGAAGAATTCCGCAAGAATCACGGAACCATGCAGGAACTTGCGGAAAGGGCCAATCGGGTAATCAGACAGGAAATGGTTCAGCGTGAGGTCAATCTATCCAGCAAAAAAAACCTCTGGAGTACCAGCGCAGCGGTTGTCCGCGTCAAGGGCAACATGCTGGAATGGGCTCAGATAGGAGATTGCCGGATAGTTTGCATCTACGAAAACGGTGATTTTGAATTCCTCTGCCAGTGCGCGGATCAGGATATGGAAACCTTGAGCATGTGGAAGGAAGTAGGCCCGTCCACAGAGGAACCCATCGGAGTGGCCCTGCATGACCAAATTGCAAAAGTCCGCTGCCGCATGAATCTTGATTACGGCGTTTTCAACGGCGAACCTGAAGCAATAAATTTTCTCAAAACCGGAAACCATGACCTGACTAATGTAAGTAACATTCTTCTGTTTACAGACGGCCTACTCATGCCCAACGAAAAACCATGGGAAGAGCGCGCATACAGCGAACAGGTTGACCTGTTCCGTCAGTCCGGACTTAAGGGGCTCCGAGACCATATCCGCAGCATTGAGACCACCGATCTCAACTGCTGCACTTACCCCCGCTTCAAAACCCACGATGATATCGCAGCTGTCGCCATTAACCTGTAG
- a CDS encoding SLC13 family permease, which produces MTNAMHTIKKWAMVAAIAATGAYIMNDPGNPKIALYWFETIFAIAGFAFEIMPLFATAVLLLMSYIVTGVATPDLAFVGWTTPIPWVVMCGMLIGVLMEKTRLSDRIALLAITRIGRTPLRLYIAMIVAGYAVGAIIPDVITVTILFMAIASGMCSAMKLDKGSKAATTLIMAAFFGATVPATNYLPNNVGIVGLLMVKDMGVPIQWLSFFIENIAFALLVGVACVGILHFFGSKELGKYMDQCLEHASENLTAMGSITRDEKKTLALTTLALAAFATETLHGIPGYYAFCAVVLLGFTPLFNLLKKDDVAQVQFSILFFIVGCMAIGIVAGSLGIPAWMAGKIVPYLENVQSLAGSSLLAYCTGILANFALTPVAAATSLSIPLAEIATTLGMDIKPLLYSFFYGLDQFLFPYELAAALIMFATGYVRMRYLMLIMAIRMLCGAVAVWIVASTYWQWIF; this is translated from the coding sequence ATGACCAACGCAATGCACACAATAAAAAAATGGGCTATGGTCGCTGCAATCGCCGCCACCGGGGCTTACATCATGAACGATCCGGGCAACCCCAAGATCGCTCTCTACTGGTTTGAAACCATTTTTGCCATCGCCGGTTTCGCCTTTGAAATCATGCCCCTGTTCGCCACAGCGGTATTACTGCTCATGTCCTATATTGTTACCGGAGTCGCGACCCCGGACCTTGCCTTTGTCGGCTGGACCACCCCGATCCCCTGGGTTGTCATGTGCGGTATGCTCATCGGCGTACTCATGGAAAAGACCCGGCTTTCCGACCGCATCGCCCTGCTGGCAATCACTCGCATCGGGCGTACTCCCCTGCGGTTGTACATTGCCATGATTGTTGCCGGTTACGCCGTGGGTGCCATCATCCCGGATGTCATCACCGTAACCATCCTGTTCATGGCTATCGCTTCCGGCATGTGCTCGGCAATGAAGCTGGATAAAGGCTCAAAGGCTGCCACAACCCTGATCATGGCTGCTTTCTTCGGTGCCACTGTCCCGGCTACCAACTACCTGCCCAACAACGTCGGTATCGTAGGCCTGCTCATGGTCAAGGATATGGGCGTACCCATTCAATGGCTGAGTTTCTTTATCGAGAACATCGCTTTTGCCCTTCTGGTAGGCGTTGCCTGTGTGGGTATCCTGCACTTCTTCGGTTCCAAGGAACTGGGTAAATACATGGACCAGTGCCTTGAGCATGCCAGTGAAAACCTCACCGCCATGGGCTCCATCACCCGTGACGAAAAGAAAACTCTGGCACTGACCACTCTGGCACTTGCTGCATTCGCCACTGAAACCCTGCACGGTATCCCCGGTTACTATGCCTTCTGCGCCGTTGTCCTGCTGGGCTTTACTCCGCTTTTCAACCTGCTCAAGAAAGATGATGTGGCTCAGGTCCAGTTCTCCATCCTCTTCTTCATTGTCGGCTGCATGGCTATCGGTATTGTCGCCGGAAGCCTCGGTATCCCGGCATGGATGGCTGGCAAAATTGTGCCTTACCTTGAGAATGTCCAGAGTCTGGCAGGTTCCTCCCTGCTAGCATACTGCACCGGGATTCTCGCCAACTTTGCCCTGACCCCGGTGGCTGCTGCGACCTCGCTGAGTATCCCGCTGGCTGAGATCGCCACCACTCTCGGCATGGACATCAAACCGCTGCTCTACAGCTTCTTCTACGGACTGGACCAGTTCCTCTTCCCGTACGAACTGGCCGCTGCTCTGATCATGTTTGCTACCGGATACGTGCGCATGCGCTACCTGATGCTGATCATGGCGATCAGAATGCTCTGCGGAGCCGTAGCGGTCTGGATCGTAGCCTCCACCTACTGGCAGTGGATTTTCTAA